From the Cucumis sativus cultivar 9930 chromosome 5, Cucumber_9930_V3, whole genome shotgun sequence genome, the window ttaaattataaatttgaactcTATAGTTTGGGGGAAGGCTAGAATGTACTCTATgtagttttgaaagtttaaaccTTCATGGTTTGACataaactctataaatagctATTGTTGTTGGATATAACTTTCATGAATAATCTCTACAAATCACTatatcttaaatatatttaatgagttcctttattattttttttctttcttgtgaTGGACAAAGTACATAGTTTTAGAAGTCAAAATGAGGTGTTGCTTAACCTCACTTTCTCTAGCCTCTTCGACCTTAGCGCCATCTCATCCATTGCCACTACAACACCTTTGCATCCAAGCTCGTTGATGCGTCTTCCTCTAAACCATCTCTACAAATCTTGAGTCTCTCGTGTTGCCAGCCCCGTCCTTCCTTGTCACCTTCCCACCCATGGTACCATCGAATTGACCAAATTACAAACAAATGATGTTGCTATCTCAACCTCACATCTTAATTCGTTTTACGTGTGTTGGATAAATTGTGAATAGGTTTGCTTAGTTACTCACTCTATTTCAATAGTCCTTTttatcaaatgacaaaaaaaaggtGGTAATCTCTTAGCATAtgtaatgtatatatatgtgtataaaACGAAAAAGGGATGTTCATAGACTAATGTATCTCATTACCTTCCTATACTATGCTTgtgaatgaaaatgatttttaagtAATGCATTAGAAGAGTAATTCCAGTCATTTTGACTTTAGTTTTCCAAAATTAGTTAAGCTATTGCACACTTTTTAAGAAGATAAATAATTGCACTTAATTGTAATAATCATAACTAAataattctttcaatttcttgtCCATTCCACCCTATTTTGTACCTtctaagtttaaattttcatctaatatttttcatcaaGTTTGAACTCGAGGGACAAAAGCAgtacattaaaacaaaactactaGTATAACTTATCTTGTCATTCATATGTGGTATCTTGTCATTCATATATGTGTTTTAAATCTCTCGACCTATAACacttaataaaaagttttaatgTTAACTTATAACAcgtaactattttttttagatataatgaactaattaaaataattagtaataaatataaaatacaacttttatcttaaaaatatgtgtatatttatatatatataacttttaggAGGAATAactctaaaaaatattgatccCTATACTATGGTTGGTAATCTCTTAAATtcataacactttttttttctttgaaatggACCCTAAACTTAGATGAGTCTTTTAAGTTTTACCAtgtattcaatttttgttagttGCCTTactaatttaaatgaaaagcaAGCGTtgtaaaaatcaaataaaaggatattcattcattttaaatcaCAGTCCGATGATTTTGTGAGTTATGAATTGAGATGAGAGATATTTAGGATGTGAAGTTGAACTAAGGTTTGAACCAATTATTACGTTGTTCAACTGATTAGCAAAGATCTTGACACATCTCCTCCCCTCTTGACATTGCTAATTCATTGTATAACTCTTCCAATAGTGTTAGacacaacaaatataaatatagagCTCTCTCCCCCATCCATGTTAAGATATACAAACATATTGGTGTACTTTGAGCATGAGAACACGTTGAGAAAAACAACTCCTCGATGTGAGATCTTATTCTAGGTCATTTaagttgtttaaaattaagcaAAAGAACATGTTTCGTCTTATTCTCAGGTACATATAAGTGTATAACTCATATTGGTCACACGAAAAAACTtaaatcaattcaatttcgGTATATATTTAAGTTTCGACGAATTCTCAAAcaactttttcaaaacttacaAACTTGAATAAAAGAATGCTACAATCTGATATGCTTAGAAATTCTTGAAACGAACAAAGAGTACAATTGAAAGTTGTTATTCTCcaattggaaaaataaaatggaggagaaaagaaagaaaatgttgaaatagaaataaaaagaaggaatATATATGGATCATGAATCTAATCTTGTGGCCTTACACGTGCATGATGTAAATAGATCTGAGCCGTTGAAGATCTCAGATCTTGTGATGATGTTTTAATGTTATTCCTCAATGAAataagaagagagagaaactatttgatcttcgtcttcttcttcttcttcttcttctctcgtTTTCAGTTGATACTTCCTTCAACAGCTTGTAATCAAAGCTGTAATGGCGAGCCGATACTGGATGGTCTCTTTACCTGTTCAAGGCTCCGCTTCCTCTCTATGGAATCGTCTTCAAGAACAAATCTCTAAGCACTCTTTCGATACTCCTCTTTACAGAGTACTCATTTCACCGCCAAATCTTCAAATCTGCTTgatttccatcattttttcaatcttttatgtttatgactttcctttttttttttttttttttttaagttcaatATTCCTAATCTCCGTGTTGGAACGCTGGATTCGCTTCTTTCCCTCAGCGACGATCTTCTAAAGGTATTTCTTTCctgttttttttgttgaattcagtttgaagtcttttgaattttccaatgcgatttgatttgtttttttttagtgCTGTAGTTAGAATTGGGCCAAAATTCTTTGCGGTCTGTATGTTTCCTGtttcaaattctatttctTTGTGCAGTCGAACACCTTTGTGGAAGGAGTTTCTCAGAAGATCAGACGGCAGATCGAGGAACTGGAGAAGGTTTCAGGTGTGGAGAGCAATGTTTTGACGGTTGATGGAGTCCCCGTTGATTCGTATCTTACTAGGTAAAATGGGCGTTTTCTAAAGATTTCAGTTCCATTTGGGAAATTAGGTTTGGATTTTGTGTTCGCTTGTCTATATGATTTGCTGaattgtgtttgaaaatgtAAGGTTTGTGTGGGATGAAGCCAAGTACCCAACAATGTCGCCTCTGAGAGACATTGTAGATAGCATTCACAGCCAAGTGGCCAAGATTGAGGATGACCTCAAGGTAACGTTCTTTGCTTTAGGTGATGCCTAGGTTGATGTGGCTATCATAAGTTTTGTTGAAACTCTTGTTGAAATTATGGAAAATTTTCTCCATAAGGTTTTCATAATCCTATTGCAGCACGGAGGAAAATTGGAAGAGATCTATTATCCTCCATTTAGGATTTCTCCCTTAGCATTTATTAccattgtattattttttgttttagtaagTATTTGTTTTGCCATTGTTCTTCATGCTTGCTGTGAATTTTGATCTTTGTATCCGTTCATTGCTCCGCCACTTCCATTTTTGTCTCTTGACCTAGTTTTAACAGCAAGGCTGTAGCTATTGATGTAGGATGATACatcaaatacatatatacCATGACACTTCAGCAGGCTTACTAGAGTTTGAGACAACGAACAAGTGCAGATACTTCCATTTGCAATTCGTTACGAAACAGAAGTGTTGGAGCTTCAGTAGTTATATCCTAAGAAGCATGGACATGGACATGACGTTTATACTTCATATTCtagaaatttaagaaatgaacATGATGAAGACATGTGTATTGCACTGTATATTCTAAATACGTTTGAATATTTTCATTCagtaaattgattttgattttcacATTAGAACTAGTTCATATAACTGAAGACATGTGCATTGGAcgaaccaaaaaaataaaataactgaAGCCTTTTTTAATTACCTACTTTATgtatttcattcaatttttggaTCCTTGAGGGTTTCAAGtagaatttttcattaaaaagcTATTTCTATTGCTAGATTCGTGTTGCTGAGTATAATAATGTGCGGAGTCAACTTAATGCCATTAACAGAAAGCAAAGTGGAAGGTATGAATGCTcataatatttacattttgtatTTGGCTAATTTGATATTTCTAATTGATCTTGCTTTCATCAGCTTGGCAGTCCGTGATATTTCCAATCTTGTAAAACCAGAGGACATAATTACCTCAGAGCATCTAGCAACCCTTCTCGTGATTATTCCCAAGTACTCTCAGAAAGAGTGGCTCTCTAGCTATGAGACACTGACTAGCTATGTAGTAAGTTTGTGTTTTTATCTTCTAACTCCCTCTGGTACAACATTTTAATGGGATTATGATTTGCATGGTCACTTTTTAATGGCTGACTTAGAATATGTTAGAGTAGGTGAAATGAACTACTGTAGCTTCACATTGTTGAAATGGCTGAGCTGGGACTATAATGCTTCTACTTCTCTTTTCTTGTTCTGTTCTTTCTATGTTCTCATAATTATGCTAAGCTTTTTTAGGTTCCCAGGTCTTCCAAGAAGTTATACGAGGATAATGAATATGCCCTTTACACTGTAACACTCTTTAATCGCGTTGCAGACAATTTCAAAACAAGTGCACGTGAAAAAGGGTTCCAGGtgaatatttaattcattttgaatcatattttaaaactgaATTATTACATACAGTAGTTTTTCAGgcctaatttcttttaatttttaatgtgTTGGAGATTCGTGAATTTGAATATAGTCCAGAAGCACAAGAGAGTAGAAAACAGGAGTTAGAAAAGTTGGTGCAGGACCAGGAAAGCTTTAGAAGTTCTTTATTGCAGTGGTCCTATGCTAGTTATGCTGAGGTTGCTTCTTCTTCCAGGTGTTACTGTAAAAATGCTTGTTATTTTATTCCTTTCCTCTGAATGAGTTTTTTACAAATCTGCAGGTTTTCATTTCCTGGATGCACTTTTGTGCCGTACGTGTCTTTGCTGAGAGTATCCTGAGATATGGTTTACCACCATCGTTCCTGGTATATATCTTGCATTTGTTCCCTGGTTTCTGCCAAACACTTCCTCTTTCGACAGAGTTGATGATTCTTTCATTGGTGATTTGCAGGCATCTGTTTTGGCGCCTTCTgttaaaagtgaaaagaaagtaaGATCAATCCTTGAAGGTTTGTGCGACAGTGCTAACAGGTAAATTATTGAGTGTTTTCATGGTCAACTTGCGTTTAATGGATGTTTACAGAATTTGCTCTCAGTAAAATTCAACTGTCATGTTATGTTGACTGACAGTAACTGTTTAAAGGTTCGGGGGCCTTTGGCCCTCAACTTGTCTCGGTTGAAGTAGGTTATTATATAGTACACTCAATGTTTGGGCCTCCTAGAGTAATAGTTGAAATACCTAATTGTTATAACCCACACTAAGCTACAGTAAAACGAGCTAAAATCTCTGTGTTCTATAATCTTTGCTATTTTGTAAACacatttcttttccatttgtaACTCAGTCTAAAATAGTTTGCActccaaatacaaattattataagttaTAACCTAGAGTAAAATAGTTTGTACCCTAAATATTGAGTCTTAAGACCCACATACTATAATAACTACTGAATATAATAACCAACTAAGTGCCTCAAATAACCCCTCAATTGTGCTATGATTCCATGTTTGTTTAGTTAAAGGATGTGCATTTTCTACTTGCTAATGCCGTATTTAGATGGTtagatgatttttttccttgaaaATAGATGGTTAAATCATTAACAAGGTCTACCTGTTACCATTGTTATATGCAAGACAATTCTTCACCCCATGATGACACTTCAGGCagaattaaattcaaaattcctAACAAAGAGTTATAGAAGTTCCATATTAACTGATGTCTTGATGGATTTGTAATTTAGCATctatatatctataaaaaattgagttcTTAACGTTTATTGGATCCTTGCTATCTGTATCAGTATGCATGGAAACCATTTTCATTGTTTACTATCCTTGTTTAGTTAAAGGGCTGCTCAGGTCTCGTTAGAtactaatttagtttttggtttttgtctTTTCGATATTTAATATTGTGTTTGTTCTCTCACAATTCCTTTACTgtgattttcatattttctaagtaaatatttgaattctttgtcgaattttaaaaataaaaagtgttCTAAAAACTACTTTGGCTAGTTCCAAATTTGgcatagtttttaaaaacactcattaagtaataaagaaattaagtttaattttcaaaaaaccaAACGATTATCGAAGGAGGgcataattttttgtttttaaataataagcCTGTTTACcaacatatttttgttttgtatccTACTCATTTAGAATATTTGTGAAGCCATAGCCAAAATTCATAAGCAAAAAGTAGGTTTTCCAAAACTATATCCATAGCATTTTTGTGCTTTCCAAATCATGTTTTGAGCTCTATGATTAGATGTTAACGGTTGCTTATAAAGGTTAAGAGGATTTTACCCTTTCAAAATCACCATTCATAAGTCCATGAATTTATGAGGAAGAAACAATTGTAGCAGAAAATGGTCATCTATGATATGGTaacaattttatagaaaacgaGAAAAAACTTCTATTAATCAGTTACTTGAACAGTAAAACACAACTAGTTTAAAAACTATCTCCTAAACAttactctttcaaaattttgaagtggTTAGAATTTTCATAACATTTCGAACAGTTGATTATAGAAAGAAGCTTTTAGTAAGCTAATCCTTTTGCCtagaaaatttagaagaaaatggtaaaataatgTTATCAAACAAACCCTATTAAGTGAATGCCTTGTCCATTGTAACAATAATGAACTAAATGCCTTGTTGGATTTAGAGTTTACCTTCTCTGTGCTTTCGGAGTTAGATAGCAACTATTACTGTTCATTGAACAGTTTTACTCTATACATCATGGATTGGATGATGTGTTTCAATATATGTTGGATACTCTAACGTTCTGGACTACattattgatgatttttttcgTATTCAAGAGATTATTGGGCCTAAAATAAACATTGGatataaaagatcaaatttgaGTGAAAAAAAGGCTTAAACTCAACATAAttttagattgtttttttacaaaatatgaagttacttaaacaaaaaatagtatatatttgGTCTAGTACTGGGTATGGAAACAATTAGTCTCAGGTTTCTATGTATGAAACGTTTGCCATGGAGTATAGAAATAGATCACTTGAAAGTATGATAAAccataacaaaagaaatgtgTAAATTTAGGGACTGCAGTAGGATTTGAgcatataatcaaataaacatatcCTTGTCATTTCTCTGTTCTACCAACTTGTCTTTATCTTGCTAATTCGACTATAACTCAATGGATAGAACACCTATTATTTGGACTTGATTTTACCCTTACCATTTTTTAACTCAAGGGGAAACACTTGTCTCTGTTCCATCTTCCATGTTCTGTGGACTTCCTTTGGAAGCATCCACAACACTAATTTGGAACTTAATTTGAAAGTTATATTTCAACCTGAAAGTTCTCGGGATGCCCTTAATAActaatgaattgaaattttcgaTGTGTGGATTTGTTGCAATGGGAACTTGAGGAGTAGCCTTCTGCTTACCCTTCTTGGCTTTACTGTTGTATCGGGATGTGTTGATTATTAACGTAAAACTGAGTGGATCTTGTTTCTTCTGATTTTGTGTACATGGAATGAATTTTATGGACATGGTTGCAAGTGTTTTTAATgatatagaaatttatttggtTGTGGCAGTACATATTGGAAAACTGAAGATGAAGTGGGAGGAGGGATGGCTGGTCTTGGAGGAGATTCTGATGCACACCCATATGTCTCATTCACAATCAATCTTGCTTAATCCACCAAATTTCTGAAGGTTTGTTCTCTCTATAGAGCAATAATAGTGGAGTTGACCAGACcctacatttaattattttactctCATATTCCTTCCTATTTGTGGTTGTTTATGAATAATTGCATCTCAATTTGTTGATGTGAGGGTTTTGTGAAATATATGAAGCTTACATATTTATTGGAGGTTTTGTCAATAATCTTATGTCCGAGAATTACTGTGCGAGGACTCCAGCAGTTTTGGAAAGGTACGACAAAAATTAAGATGTACAACCTATATAACAgatctttttcaaataaggTCTTTGCGTGCttgatgtttgaatttattgCACTGtgatttattatgttttacgTGGGAGTCATTTATTAGAAGAGTTAGAATTGTGGTGAGTGAAGAGAATATGAAAGATATCTGTGCTTTTGGTTATACTTTCACCTGGAATGGTCTTAAACTTAAATATGTTTGGCAATAATGCTTAGGTATTTTTTAGAGgtgaaattcaaaaatttcCTGTGAAGATCTTTTCAACTTATGACGTCTCCTAGATtaaactttgctatatttataacttattttggaTCGTgcaatatttgtaaatattttgagtttgattgttatatttgcaattatctATGTtactgttttatttttctatatataatatattatattgatattctTCTGTATATGATTTCAAGGATTAATTTTACGGGGCAAGATATCtaacttatttacaaaattttcattttgtcatagaaaatttttttagtggttttacatttaaagtaatttatctaaatttataataaattaactgATGTACACAATGTTAGGCTTATTCAAAGGGGatgtcaaaatttttaaattgacataataaataaaatggtatatatttgattaaattctAGAATGTACTCTTGAACTTTGTTTGCctaaacatttcaaaactacGTAGGtgtataacttttttttctctctaaaatttggatgaaaatcAAGATCTAATATGATATGATGAAGtagaaatttgaatgattgGACTATTTTaggttcaaattttcatttgaaattataaagaatttttacgttttaaactaaaatttgcttaaatgagtatttatttatatagcatgtatgttttttttttttgttgcaattttaatatataaatttgtataaaaaatttctttttctttttataacattattgaactttttatCAAATCCATTTTATAGACTAATTTAAACTTTGGTAtctggagaagaaaatatattacattttGTATATTATGTAAACTAttgtgtaaatatatttttaagtaataATGTGAGGATGagagaatataaaaagaaaataaatagttagatcaataataaaccatttttaatttttaggtgcaataaaaaaaggttttacTGAGTGGTGGGTGAAAAACTTAAGTAATAGAAACAATTTAGGTCTAAAAGCAAATTAGATTTTGACAAATGGGTAAAACAGCTTTTCGAAAAAGATTTTTTAgcattttatcttttttagcTCTTAAAATCTTTATAGGCTAAGAAAGTTTGTAAGAAtgtaattaaaagataataaataataaataatttattttattttaatagtaattaaatcatttaaCTTTAATGTGTTATAagtaactttttattttatttttcataatgattcataattaaatcatttaaacCTTAATATGTCATAagtaatgttttttatttgtaaaaaaaaaaagaggatcattgcattgttttaaaaaagagattCATTGCATTTTGGACAcatgtggttttttttaaaatgaccaaCCAACCCTAAAATATTGAATAGCAAcaacttttatgtttaaaaaacaaatactactattgtaaatttaagattaaggTGTGTTTGGGGAAAGGGTTGGGTTATGGGGGGTTAGGGTTATTATAAAACTAGTGTTATGACAAAACTAGTTTAATGATAAGAGGTTTGGAAGAATGGTTATATGAGTAGGATTATAATAGTGTTACAATAAGATATGTTTGGGGGAAATGTTACGTGGGAAgtgttataataaaatgtgtttgggaaaatagttatttaggtagtgttatgatagtgTTATAATAAGATGTGATTGAGGGAAAGAGTTATTTAGGTAGTTTTgatagtgttatgataagatgtCTTTGAGGGAAGTGTTATATGGGTGGGGTTATGATAGgtttatgataagatgtgtttgagGGAAGGGTTAGTTGGTAGTAATAtgatgtatttattatttgcaattaatttttttttttttttatgaaattcatatttaaaatcgAATAGACAAagtgaataatttttttgtttaccaAATCGTTCGACGTTGCGTGAAGCAATTGACCTAATTCGTGCATTGGTAATGTCCATATGAACTAGTTTGCGATTATTTTTTACGTTtgattatattcaaaatttcatttattttttgtgacaCCACATCAAAGCGGAAACATGTTTGCAAATATTATAAAGGAAATAAACTATTCCATACATAACTGCATTACATAAACATGAATAATCGAAACTAAAAACatgaaagtttaaattcaTTACAAACATAATTCAACAACAGTTAACATAACAGGTAGagtcataaaaaaatattaacaatagCCCGTGGAAGGTAAACGAAACAATTAGGTAGCGCCTCGTAGGATCACCGTGCAATAGTCAAGTTTCTCGTCATCTGCCAATTTGAGGAAACCCTTCATGTCAGCTAAATTGTTCATCAGTATTCAATTACATTGCGCTCTGTCCAACCTACTTAGCTTAGGTATGACACGCAATGCTCGAACGACAGCCGTACGAGTAGTGCTTTCATCATCGAGTGCCAAACACGACCACTCTGCCATGAGCCTCAGCTGGTCGGTTTGGCAGGCCATGACATCATGAATGACATCAACTGTTTCCAAATTCAGCCCTCTCTGCTTTCGCTTTGAGCTGCTCGAACATGCCCTAGAATCGCTTGCTCGACTAGGTCGTGGGATGTCGACAGGGGACATGTTAAACCCATGGCAGGACATGGAAGGAATTTATGTATCGTTAAGATCCACGTGTGCAAAATCCTTAAACCCGAACGAAATGTTCGACTCGACGTTATCAAAGGACTTCGCACGCGCTCCAATTGCCCTATCTTTTCCAAAGACGTAGAACAATTCGTCGTAAAATAGGAATGACCTATTAAGGAGCCCTTTGGCCGCAGGATGAGTCTGCAtacatgaacaaaaattgCATACATAAGACTAGTGTCAGATGttagtaaaaattaataacattgTACAGTTATATTTTTCACATACCTTAACCCAGTTGTCGAACAATTCTTTCTCAGCAACTATGCACTTTGCATCCTCATTTCAGCCGAACCCACTACATGAGGGTCCTCACATTTCTGCAATTGCCTGGTAGGAGCGCTTCAACGTCTTAATGCGACAGCCAATAACAGTAGTGGCACGTACATTGCAACTCGATAACTTTGCATCCATCATTCGAAGAAGTTATGCCAGATACCTTGGTCTGAATGTGTCGTTATCCGACTTCCATCCACCCATTGAGACCAACTCCACCAACACTCTACGAGGGTTGCCTCCTCCTTTGTCCACACATGCTTCGGTGCACGTGATGAAGTTGCCATACTAACAATTGAAATGATGGCACACAAATacgtaaattaaatatgtacaAAAGCAAAATTAACAACATAAAATGACAATTTAAATAGTCTATTTCATATGTaaccattaatattattaatggAAGCATACATTCAAATAAAAGGACAACAAACCCTATCGaacttaattataatacaACAATACTAAATGGACACATAGAATCTACTAATTACACAACTGCCATTGAGTGAACATCTCTGTTTCCATTTCATCCCTCCACTGAGTCCATTCATTAGAGTTCTCAATGAAGTGAATGTCGTTACCTCCAGTCATCGCAAAGGTCGAGTCTCCCTCGTCCAGTTCGTCTAAAAAACCGACATGCGCCATCTCTCAATTTATGAGATTGTGTAGAAGGCAACATGCCAAAATCGTACAACACTGAACCTGCACGGGATAGTACGACTTTCCACGTAGGATTGCCCAACGACCCTTCAACAACCCAAATGCTCGCTCAATAACATTCTGTGCTGACGAATGTTTTATGTTGAAGTACTCTTTCGCATTACTTGGCGCATTACCAGATCATTGCCACTCTTGCAAGTGGTATCTTTGTCCTCTGTATGGAGCAAGAAATCCTTCGACGTTAGGATACCCCGCGTCGCATAGATAGTAAAACCCTGTCACGATAACGACATTACTTAATTTGACTATATGTAAATCCCTAGATTTGATGTAGTATGAGAACGAACACCACTTACCCTTCAGAACTTGCAGTTTGTTGGGTCGTGATATAGCATCACGGAGTATGCAAGAATCTGCTGCCGATCCTTCCCAGCCAACCAACATGATACGAAGTCGCCTTTCGTGCCTCAAACGTCGAGCACGTTCGTGGCAACTTCGCCCTTACATGTTCTATACCTGGGATGATAAAAAATGGGCACGTTCACCTTGATGTAAGTCTCATCCAATGCCCCGAAACAATTCAgcttaattgaaaaaaaatgcagCTAAGTACTATGACCTCGGGATACCTTATCAGAATGGATTAGAAGACTAGTCAAACATCGAAGCACCTCCATCGTGGATTGGTGCAAGTGTTTGTTACTGGCTGTGGTTTCTTCAGCAACTCATCGTGTAGTTGTATCATAGCTAACAACATAGGTTGAAATGGTGAGAAACTGTCTCCCTGTACCGCACAAAGTCTCATTGAATGACTCTATTTTTCACATCGTGCGCTAGTATATGTAGAAACATCGCGACCATCTCCTCCACATCGATGCATTCTATCGACGTCAGACCAGCCCTTGTTCTTAGTAAGTGACATAAAATGGCAAAAGTTCTTTTGTCCATTCTAGTACTTTGACGACAAACGAGGTCGGAGGCGTGTACCATACGAAAGTAGGCAAGTTGTCTAATTTGATGCCTAGTCTCGTAGGGTGTATGTGTCACGCGCTTATTGTCGTTCTTCAGTGCCTCCAAAATCAGCAGTAACTGACGTTGGGTGACTATGAACACCGTTAATATTGTGCGTATGTTTTCTAGGTCCATTTGATGGTAGCGACAATGAAATTGATGATCTATTATTCTGACTACAATGCTATCAGACATACAGTGCATGCTTTAgaatataatacttttttcGTAACTGAAATCGGAAATTTTAAAtccattattaaaaaaaaagacaataaagaACCCTTTAGTtccttgaaaatatttttaatgcGTTAggaatactaaaaaaatatttttttgttcttaggATATAGTCTACTATTTAAAAAGTGTATGCACTATGCGTAACTACGAGTTCTTCAAAGTCATAGTCTTCTGTTTTaagtaaatatgatttttaaagttcaaatttagTCATGTGAATTTGGTAAAAAAAGTCGAATATGTTTCTCTACAATATaatctcaaatattttttaattttgatttaaaaatctattaaaagtataaaaaaagtCGAATAGGTTAAAagaacataaactaaaatagagtgaattcaaaataaaaaataacgaTATTTTGATCAATGGTTTATTGATTGATTATaaatattgcaaaataaattaaaacattcataaatatattactACTATCAGCAATATCCATGATAGTggtgaac encodes:
- the LOC101221574 gene encoding V-type proton ATPase subunit C codes for the protein MASRYWMVSLPVQGSASSLWNRLQEQISKHSFDTPLYRFNIPNLRVGTLDSLLSLSDDLLKSNTFVEGVSQKIRRQIEELEKVSGVESNVLTVDGVPVDSYLTRFVWDEAKYPTMSPLRDIVDSIHSQVAKIEDDLKIRVAEYNNVRSQLNAINRKQSGSLAVRDISNLVKPEDIITSEHLATLLVIIPKYSQKEWLSSYETLTSYVVPRSSKKLYEDNEYALYTVTLFNRVADNFKTSAREKGFQIREFEYSPEAQESRKQELEKLVQDQESFRSSLLQWSYASYAEVFISWMHFCAVRVFAESILRYGLPPSFLASVLAPSVKSEKKVRSILEGLCDSANSTYWKTEDEVGGGMAGLGGDSDAHPYVSFTINLA